In Dermacentor albipictus isolate Rhodes 1998 colony chromosome 6, USDA_Dalb.pri_finalv2, whole genome shotgun sequence, the following proteins share a genomic window:
- the LOC135896447 gene encoding ninjurin-1-like yields the protein MDAVRRQLGLEDSVIGGDMGSDRGRSGSGFPLDMNMYATRKTLAQGMLDLALLSSNACQLRRVLSAPPGQRYHGTCVAFLALSVSFQLLAGLLLVLLGRWNINCPWEQRKADLVNNVVVLLTFLISVVNVLLSAFAPDSLLGDHGSHHQQHTTVEWAAPRH from the exons ATGGACGCCGTACGCCGACAACTGGGCTTGGAAGACAGCGTCATCGGAGGCGACATGGGCTCCGACCGG ggtCGCAGTGGCTCTGGCTTCCCGCTGGACATGAACATGTACGCAACGCGCAAGACCTTGGCACAGGGCATGCTCGACCTGGCACTGCTGTCCTCCAACGCCTGCCAGCTGCGGCGCGTGCTGTCTGCGCCGCCGGGACAGCGATACCACGGGACGTGCGTCGCCTTCCTCGCGCTCTCCGTCTCCTTCCAG CTGCTGGCGGGCCTCCTGCTGGTACTGCTTGGCCGATGGAACATCAACTGCCCTTGGGAGCAACGCAAGGCCGACCTGGTGAACAACGTGGTCGTGCTGCTCACATTTCTCATCAGCGTCGTCAACGTGCTGCTCTCGGCGTTCGCGCCGGACTCTCTGCTGGGTGACCACGGCTCGCACCATCAGCAGCACACGACCGTGGAGTGGGCAGCGCCGCGCCATTGA